The following DNA comes from Palaemon carinicauda isolate YSFRI2023 chromosome 27, ASM3689809v2, whole genome shotgun sequence.
AGCAATAATACCATAAGTTTCAACTCTTTCACTTTTCATCACATATCAAGGAGTAGAAAGCATAATCATAATTTGGTAATTACTgaatagatgtacacacacacacacacacacacacacacacacacacacacatatatatatatatatatatatatatatatatatatatatatatatacacataggctataAGTATCTAGTTGGAACGTGAATTATTAGCCAGACAAGGTTACACCAAACACAAAACCAGCCCCAATTTGTTGAAAAATAAAATTCGTATTGTTTTCATCACAGGCAGTAATGGATAAAACATTTGATACTGGCAACTATCTATTACCAATTTCACAAATACACTTCTTCCAATTTCAAAAGCTTTCACACAAGGGAAAGCAAGAATATGAAATAAGGCAGAACAGTGCCGATACAAAATAGCtttctaatttatttatataaatatatatatatgtgtgtatatatatatatatatatatatatatatatatatatatatatatatatatatatatatatatatatatatacacacatagataattatatatacacacacacacacacacatatatatatatatatatatatatatatatatatatatatatatatatatatatatatacatatatatatatatatctatatatatatacatactgtatataagaaaaaaaaccgTATTAAATACGTGCTTACCACAACGTTCTCCACCACTTTCTACGGAGGAATTCAAAGATAGGCATATTTATcactagtatatacagtatatatatatacctgtgtatatatatatatatatatatatatatatatatatatatatatattgtatatatagtatatatatatatatatatatatatatatatatatatatattgtatacatacaggtatatgtataaatactgtgtatatgcatacataaatttgTTAAAAGTTGATCAAAACGTTCCATAGTTTtgctatataatataaatactacaACACTTAGTAAAAAGGCAAGGATTATCATTAGAAACATATTAATAAAACGCTAAGATTATTCCTAATACTAGTATAATCACAACTATTGATGACagtgacagtagtagtagtagaagtagtcataataataataataataataataataataataataataataatattaggatatTGAAGTCGAGTAATAGATTAATTGCACAATTTCTCAAAGACCCCGGTAACAGAAGAAAGAAAATCTATATCATAGCCTTCCCTAACTCCCATTGATGTAAACTAGCGgacattttaaaattttattgctaCCGAATATTATAAGGTTTCGTAAAATATGAAGTGAAATTTTTGAACAGGATTGAAAGTACATTTCCTAGAGTCAAAGTCATCTTACATACGATTTTTCTCCCATACTTTCTAAAAACATATTCTAATACTTCTTAATAACCTGTAACGAATTACTAAACACCATCAAAAGCAGAACTATTATTgtcttctattactattattattataacttgctaagatgcaatcctagttggaaaagcaggatgctataagccttaaggccccaaaagggaaaatagcccagtgagttaaagaactaagaaaataaataaactgtacatGAGAAATAATAGctaacatatatgaaatattttaatataatcaaCAATGTTAAAATATCTCTGACTTATGTATATACAagcatatttctattttatttttacagtCGGCGTATGCAGTGACAACCGTCCTCTTGGCCATCTGCGCATGCGCCATGGCTGCCCCTCAGATCCTGAGAGCTGAAGAGGAGGCTCCCCCGGTAAGTTAGATTTCTAAATTATTACATTTCCCCAAAGTATATGTgcaataaaatgttatatatatatatatatatatatatatatatatatatatatatatatatatatacacatatatatatacatacatatatatatatatatatatatatatatatatatatatatatatatatatatatatatatatatatatatatatatatttacatatataaatatatatatataatatatatatatatatgtatatattatatatatatatatatatatatatatatatatatatatatatatatatatgtatatatatcatgctgGAGAAGGTATTATTTCAAGTCTACGAACAGATTCCTGGTAGCGCCAAGAATCCTCATATTTTCTCAGCTGACAAAAGGCTAAGATTCCTTTTGAAAACGCATTAACGCCACCGAGGCAATCGCCtttagtaaatagataaataaatatataaaattaaaaaaagcaaaagTTAAACTATTCACTTTTTTGCAGAAGCCCTATAACTTCGACTACACAATCCGAGATCAGATTAACGCCGTGATGTCCGCCAGGGTGGAAGAAGGCGACTCCCAAGGGGTGATCAGAGGCTCCTACACCTACATTAGGCCTGACGGAATCATTCAGACAACCAGGTGAGTTCGGGGATCTCTAGCGAGAGGAACTAAAACACCTTGGGACACACATTGTTATTAGAGAAGTCATACTTCGAGAAAATCTCCGCCCTTTCTGTATaagaataatatgaatatatatatatatatatatatatatatatatatatatatatgtgtgtgtgtgtgtgtatttatatgtagacatatatatatatatatatatatatatatatatatatatatatatatatatgtgtgtgtgtgtatttatatgtagacatatatatatatatatatatatatatatatatatatatatatatatatatataatgtatatatataaatatatattctctctctacacactcacaaacacacacacatacacacatatatatatatattatatatatatatatatatatatatatatatatatatatatatatatatatatatatatatatatatatatatatagatagatagatagatatgtgtgtgtgtgtgagtgcatgtgtgtgAAAAAATATCCTGGATTATACCAAATGAAAATGCACCAATTTTGACTGTTGACATCTACATACTTCCAAATCCTAAACTTAACCCACAACCCTCAAATCTTTTTTTGCGTTCCAGTTACATCGCCGACGAAAACGGCTTCCGCTCCGAAACCAAAGAGGAGCCAGCTGGAGGCCTCGAGATCCCAGACCCCAACGGAACCATCCAGGTGTCAGTCAATCTCCCGGACGCCGAACCATACAATTACCAGGTCACAGCTGATCAGTACCGTGAAATTATCAACAAGTCTGGTTAATCATTTCTCGATATCACAAGTCTTCCCCCGTTTAATGACAACAATTCTTTTAGGTTCATGATTTTGTTATTCTAATATGGATGAATACGACGAAACTTTTGAGGTATTTTCAACTTTGTTAATGTGGGAATATAGTGACACTGGTTAACCTAGCTTGTAAAATTCAAGGATTTTAACAACACTAGATATGATGTTCGCTTTTAAATTCAAGGATTTTAACAACACTGGATAAGATGTTCGCTTGTAAAATTTAAGGATTTTAACAACACTAGATATGATGTTCGCTTTTACATTCATGGATTTTAACAACACTGGATAAGATGTTCGCTTGCAAAATTCAAGGATTTTAACAATACTGGATAAGATATTAGCTTGTAAAATTCCAACATATTTGCATTTCATTTCTATTTCAACTGTTTATGTCGATTTCAAGGCATTCACATAAATTctggtaaataaaaaataaaatccaatgCTCAAGTAACTCAAAAGAACCGAAAAATATAACCAAAGCAATTATGAACCTTTTCAAAAATATCAAATAGGTgaaatatatgtgaaaaaaattGAACATGTGCAAGTACTACAATGTAAAATAATGTCAAATTTAGAACAATCCTCTACCTTGATTATAGTCAGtcatgaaaaaggaaattatttgtgAATTGTGAAAAACACGAAACGCGTATTCATCCATCTTTCACATTTGGATTCTACACAAAGGTGAAATTGTATTCTTCCAATAAATGCAACTTATGTGAAATAATACTATTTTTCAATTATAAATCCTATATCTTCAAGTCTTAAAGACACTTTATTTCTGTTAGATAagcaaataatgaaaaagaaaaccatTTATACTGACAAACCAAAAAAACTTATCATCATATACATTACACAATAACAAAATAGTGCCAAATaggtgtacgtacacacacacacacacacacacacacatatatatatatatatatatatatatatatagatagatagatagatagatagagatagatagatagagatatacatatatatatagatatatatatatatatatatatatatatatatatatatatatatataaatacatataaatatacatatacacacacacatatatatatatatatatatatatatatatatatatatatatatatatatatatatatatatatatatatatatatatatatatatatatatagacacacacacacatatatatatatatatatatactatgctgtatgtatttatatcatatatacacttatttatgtatattcatgtatatatcagcatatatatacatagataagtgcatacaaataaataaaaacacacacatatgtatgtgtaagcATGAGTGTATTTATACAAAAACATTTTAATGCTTGCAAAAGaaatttaaatagataaaaaaaaaagactgacgaAAGTTCAATGCGAAGTATTTGTACAAAAAATACTGGTAAGTCTAAATCCACCAGAATATTATGAATAATACTACTACTGTCTTCATTGTtactactatatttattattatctattaaaagATCCATTAATATTACTGATAGTTCTTCGTAAGAAATAGCGAAGGAGATTAGAGACTATGGAAAAGCAAACTAAAAttactaacaagaaaaaaaaaatcttatataaaaaattattcacaGACACATGATATCCAAAGTTAAAACCTTATGTCAAATTTAAAAAAGATAAACAAGTAGACCTAATAACATAAGTCCTAGCTACATCtatattccttatataataaagagcaagtgtatgtatgtatgtatatatatatatatatatatatatatatatatatatatatatatatatatatatatatatatatatacatacatacatatatatatatatatatatatatatatatatatatatatatatatatacacatacacacacacacacatatatatatatatatatatatatatatatatatatatatatatatatatatatatatatatatatatattcctgtcccgCTGAatagtgttgtagttaggaaagggggagggggtggaaagggttgaatatatctgtgtgcatatctatctagatatctttCCATCATTGTTGACGAATTCGATCGTAAAACAATACTTGAAGAGTGTGAATCCCTAATTTTGatagaatattttcaaatgaaGGTAACAATCAAGTATTGTCAAATATTGAGAAATATGCGTAATGGGAGTGAAGTTACGCAGTGCGTAGAAGTCTAGTTCCGGACACACAAAGAAATTAGCTCCTATTCAGAGTTAAAGGAtaggtgtgagtgtgtgtatgtttgtgtatgtgtatataatatatatatatatatatatatatatatatatatatatatatatatatatatatatatatatataaagagagagagagagagagagagagagagagagagagagagagagagagagagagggagagagagagagagagagagagagacctaatctgTAATACTACAACATTTACTGAAACAAAAGGATGCCATAATAATGTTCAAAGGCCTTCCGTTTGTGTTGTGTTACCTGTAGTCGAACCGAGGCTCATTTCCACACAACCAAAATAACAAAGACATCTTATATTTAGACAAAGGGAAACTAGAAATACAACGGTATTTTAGACAGTGCATTATTAGCTTGGTCACTTTCCTTTCCCAAAACATTTAGGCATAAgaagcataaaaatatatatatatatatatatatatatatatatatatatatatatatatatatatatatatatatatacatacatatatatatatatatatatatatatatatatatatatatatatatatatatatatatatatatatatattttccctgaaGAGgcatgacaatacgaaagcgcttggtcaaaaTTTCGGTTTTCTGATGCTTCTTCAAGCTTAGTGAGATATACATACATCGCATACTTCAGTGACagatcgtctatatatatatatatatatatatatatatatatatatatatatatatatatatatatatatatatatatatatatatatatatatatatatatatatatatatattttacccttcCTAAgcggggataccttaccgtggttaaagggtttgtgtattgccatgataagAAAAGCTGCATTGGTCAGAACCGCTTATACTAATTGGTTTCCTGTGAACGATCCGACAAaattctcccactatcaccaagcCGCAGTGGCCAGCGTCGGGAAAAATACTGGCCAAACTCCAAATTTGatttgtcatgtctgaggcctttgtcctacagtggacttacggctacatttgttgttgttacacacatatatattatatgtatatatgtgtatagatgaaAATAATGTGGGAATCAATTTGTGTGCTTTTGAAAACTGACAAAAAATCTAGAGTAAAACTTACGAAACAAATATAAGCAAAACCaacattaataaaagtaaaaagataGACAAACTGACAATAATTCTGTTTCtcaatctgttggacggaagttAAGTTCGAACCCCGTTCAAGCATGATAGTTTCCATTATAGTAGTATCtgtaacttcactatccttgtgaaaaAAGAATGGTGatatgagggagcctataggtctacctgccgagtcatcaacagccattacctgaccctcccaggtcctagcttgatggagaagggacttgggcccTCATCCGTCAAGAATGAAGGCTAACTATATATAAAGCTATGCATAAACAAACGCATcctctctcaccagggcatgactattccctctcctcgtacccgagggacggggagagctgagcgtgaccgaaatatatatatatatatatatatatatatatatatatatatatatatatatatatatatatatatatatatatatatatatacacacatacacttacatatatatataaatataaatatatatatatataatgtatatatatatatatttatatatataatgtatacatatatatatttatatataatatatatatatatatatatatatatatatatatatatatatatatatatatatatattatatacatatacatatatatataaatatatatatatgtatatatataaatttatatataatatatacatatatacatatcatatacatatacatacatataaatttatatatatattatatatattataaaagaaatatatttatatatatacacaaacacaatatatatgcatatatatatacatattatatatacagtatatatatatatatatatatatatatatatatatatatatatatatatatatatatatatatatatttatatgtttaatatgaatattatatatacctatacataaacctatatatatatatatatatatatatatatatatatatatatatatatatatatatatatatacacaggtatatgtatatattatataagaaatacaattatatatatctacatatatatatacaatatatatatatatatatatatatatatatatatatatatatatatatatatatatatacagccagacgttttctctttattacataagggagatggtcactctctagggcgtTGTTAATATCCCTTGCCTCTAACATTCATAAGCGATCTTTAAATAACAAAATACTGTAATCCAGAAGGTATTTTCTTCGACATTACCTAAGACGTTGCCAATGAATCTTAGCAAAAGAAGTAATTCAGATATCATTTTTAAAACATCTTTTTACAATTAGCCTTGTGCACTAAAACTGCACTTctgaaatatatgtaattataggtCCTTGGATTGTTATAACAAATTCCACCATTTTCACGTGGTGAATAAAATCAATTATGAAAAAAAGTGTAAACGTCAACATGATAGTTTTTCCATAGAAaccgaaaaagaaaaacaaaaacaaaaattcctATTGGTTTTACCGAGTAAGTATACctgaaggtttaaatgtcgctcatgaatggcagcggcaagggacagtgataatgccctatcaagcaggataatgccctagacacggaccatatgtacatgtgatcagcggccaaaacccatctccacccaagctagtaccaaggatggccagataatggctgctgatgactcagcagatagacctgtaggcttgcCCAAACAG
Coding sequences within:
- the LOC137621227 gene encoding cuticle protein 10.9-like encodes the protein MKSAYAVTTVLLAICACAMAAPQILRAEEEAPPKPYNFDYTIRDQINAVMSARVEEGDSQGVIRGSYTYIRPDGIIQTTSYIADENGFRSETKEEPAGGLEIPDPNGTIQVSVNLPDAEPYNYQVTADQYREIINKSG